A genomic stretch from Deltaproteobacteria bacterium includes:
- a CDS encoding 2-isopropylmalate synthase, whose protein sequence is MADKVFIFDTTLRDGEQVPGAKLAKEQKVEIAKQLAALNVDIIEAGFPASSPGDFEAVREVARVVRGPVITGLARAVRKDIDTLWEAVKVAKRPRIHTFLGTSDIHIQKKFRSDRDKILQWCVDTVKYARSLCQDVEFSTEDASRTDFEFLCRSVEAIVRAGATTINVPDTVGYATPIEMAERIRRLKEKVPALDKAVISMHCHNDLGLATANTLAGILAGARQAEVTVNGIGERAGNAALEEVVLALRTRKEVFGNLQTAVNVKEISKTSKMVSALMGLPVQRNKAIVGANAFAHSSGIHQDGIIKDRSTYEIIRPEDVGVSAHTFALTARSGRAALKHHISSFGHTLSDAQVDAVYQKFLELADKKKEVKVEELEILVQEELFKVPETYRLEHIQILSGTKATPMAALRVRRGSDVIEEAATGNGPIDAAYQCIERIVGQKFELLNFGLNAITSGEDAIGEATVRIRTNGTIFAGAASSTDIIEAAVKAYISAINRWVAAEEREKTSRKKGGKPRGKAPAASL, encoded by the coding sequence ATGGCGGACAAGGTTTTCATCTTCGACACGACGTTGCGGGACGGCGAGCAGGTCCCCGGCGCCAAGCTGGCCAAGGAGCAGAAAGTGGAGATCGCGAAGCAGCTGGCCGCATTGAACGTGGACATCATCGAGGCGGGGTTCCCGGCGTCATCGCCCGGGGATTTCGAGGCCGTCCGCGAGGTGGCGCGCGTCGTCAGGGGGCCGGTCATCACGGGGCTCGCGCGGGCGGTGCGGAAGGACATCGACACGCTCTGGGAAGCGGTTAAGGTTGCGAAGAGACCCCGCATCCACACTTTTCTCGGGACATCGGACATCCACATACAGAAGAAGTTCCGCTCCGACCGGGATAAGATCCTCCAGTGGTGCGTGGACACGGTAAAGTACGCCCGTTCGCTCTGCCAGGACGTGGAGTTCTCGACCGAAGACGCGTCGCGCACGGACTTCGAATTCCTCTGCCGCTCCGTGGAGGCGATCGTAAGGGCGGGGGCGACGACGATCAACGTCCCCGACACGGTGGGGTATGCCACGCCCATCGAAATGGCGGAGAGGATCCGGCGGCTCAAGGAGAAGGTACCGGCGCTGGACAAGGCGGTGATCTCGATGCACTGCCACAACGACCTCGGGCTTGCCACCGCGAACACCCTGGCGGGCATCCTCGCAGGCGCGCGGCAGGCTGAAGTTACGGTGAACGGAATCGGAGAGCGGGCCGGAAACGCGGCGCTCGAGGAAGTGGTCCTGGCGCTTCGCACCAGGAAAGAGGTCTTCGGGAACCTCCAGACCGCCGTCAACGTGAAGGAGATTTCGAAGACCAGTAAAATGGTTTCCGCGCTCATGGGCTTGCCGGTGCAGCGGAACAAGGCGATTGTCGGGGCCAACGCGTTCGCCCATTCCTCCGGCATACACCAGGACGGGATCATCAAGGACAGGTCCACTTACGAGATCATCCGCCCGGAGGACGTGGGGGTATCCGCCCACACCTTCGCCCTGACCGCCCGGTCCGGGCGAGCCGCGCTCAAGCACCATATCTCGTCGTTCGGCCACACGCTGAGCGATGCGCAGGTGGATGCCGTTTATCAAAAGTTCCTCGAACTCGCCGACAAGAAAAAGGAGGTCAAGGTCGAGGAGCTGGAGATCCTCGTGCAGGAAGAGCTGTTCAAGGTGCCGGAGACCTACCGCCTCGAGCACATCCAGATCCTGTCGGGAACGAAGGCCACGCCGATGGCCGCACTCCGGGTGCGCCGCGGCAGCGATGTGATCGAGGAGGCCGCCACCGGGAACGGGCCTATCGACGCCGCCTACCAGTGCATCGAACGGATCGTCGGGCAGAAATTCGAGCTCCTCAACTTCGGGTTGAACGCGATAACCTCCGGCGAGGATGCGATCGGGGAAGCGACCGTCCGCATAAGGACCAACGGGACGATCTTCGCGGGCGCGGCCAGCTCGACCGACATCATCGAGGCGGCCGTGAAGGCGTACATATCGGCGATCAACCGCTGGGTCGCCGCCGAGGAACGGGAGAAGACCTCGCGCAAGAAGGGGGGGAAGCCGCGCGGAAAGGCGCCCGCCGCCTCGCT